One Aegilops tauschii subsp. strangulata cultivar AL8/78 chromosome 7, Aet v6.0, whole genome shotgun sequence genomic window carries:
- the LOC109739222 gene encoding peroxidase P7-like: MASSTVWQCLVALSFLSSAAYGYGYGQGNGYGNGQLDPMFYEKSCPALGFIVRVSMIKAVLTERRMGASLLRLFFHDCFVQGCDGSILLDDVPASNFTGEKTAFPNVNSVRGFEVIDDIKRNVEYVCPGVVSCADILALAAREGTVLLGGPSWAVPLGRRDSTTASLDGANSDLPGPTLNLTELIQSFANKSLSPRDLTALSGAHTIGFSQCVFFRDHIYNDTNIDPAFTAELQRNCPAPAGSGDTNLTPLDAQTRFVFDNAYYPNLVARRGLLHSDQELFNGAAQDDLVRQYSSNSALFFADFVVAMIKMGNISPLTGSAGEIRRNCRVVNSS; the protein is encoded by the exons ATGGCTTCGTCCACTGTCTGGCAGTGCCTTGTTGCTCTCTCCTTCTTGTCCTCCGCCGCCTACGGCTACGGCTACGGGCAGGGCAATGGCTATGGCAACGGGCAGCTGGATCCCATGTTCTATGAAAAGAGCTGTCCCGCTCTGGGGTTCATCGTGCGCGTGAGCATGATCAAGGCCGTCCTCACGGAGCGCCGcatgggcgcctccctcctccgccTCTTCTTCCATGACTGCTTTGTTCAG GGCTGTGACGGATCCATTCTCCTGGACGACGTGCCGGCGAGTAACTTCACCGGCGAGAAGACCGCCTTCCCCAACGTCAACTCCGTCCGCGGCTTCGAGGTCATCGACGATATCAAGAGGAACGTGGAGTACGTCTGTCCGGGCGTCGTGTCCTGCGCCGACATCCTCGCCTTGGCCGCACGGGAGGGCACAGTCCTG CTCGGCGGGCCAAGCTGGGCGGTGCCGCTGGGCCGGCGGGACTCGACGACGGCGAGCCTGGACGGCGCGAACAGCGACCTCCCCGGGCCGACGCTAAACCTCACCGAGCTCATCCAGTCGTTCGCCAACAAGAGCCTGAGCCCGCGCGACCTCACGGCGCTCTCCGGCGCGCACACCATCGGCTTCTCGCAGTGCGTCTTCTTCCGGGACCACATCTACAACGACACCAACATCGACCCCGCGTTCACCGCGGAGCTACAGCGGAACTGCCCGGCCCCGGCGGGCTCCGGCGACACCAACCTGACGCCGCTCGACGCGCAGACGCGGTTCGTCTTCGACAACGCCTACTACCCCAACCTCGTCGCGCGGCGGGGCCTGCTGCACTCCGACCAGGAGCTCTTCAATGGCGCCGCCCAGGACGATTTGGTGCGGCAGTACAGCTCGAACAGCGCGCTCTTCTTCGCCGACTTCGTGGTCGCGATGATCAAGATGGGGAACATCAGCCCGCTCACCGGAAGCGCCGGCGAGATCAGGCGCAACTGCAGGGTCGTCAACAGCAGCTGA